The Mesorhizobium sp. AR10 genome includes the window CTAACGCCAGACATCGCAAACGAGGCACTTCATGAATGCTTTTCAAACCAGGTCGGCTCCGGTCATCGAGACGCCGCGAACCATCCTGCGACCGCACCAACTGGACGATTTCGACGCTTATGTCGTGATGTGGGCCGATCCCTTGGTCACCCGCTTCATCGGCGGCAAGCCGCGGACGCGAGAGGAAAGCTGGATGCGCTTCCTGCGTCATTCCGGCCTGTGGTCGCTGCTGGGCTACGGCTTCTGGGCAATCGAGGAAAAGGCGAGCGGCCGCTTCATCGGCGAGGCCGGTTTTCACGATCTGAAGCGTGACATGGAGCCGTCGATCGAAGGCATTCCGGAAGCAGGCTGGGCGCTGGCTTCGCACGCACACGGTCGGGGGCTCGCCAGCGAAGTCGTCGGACGGGTTCTCGCCTGGGGTGACGAGACGTTCGAGCGCGCAAGAACCGTCTGCATCATCGATCCGGAAAACACCGGCTCGCTGAAAGTCGCGGCAAAGTGCGGCTACAGGGAATTGCTGCGGACTACCTATCACGACGCAGCGACGATCCTGCTGGAACGGCGGGTGTGAAGTGCTTCATCGACTGAATTTGCCTGTTCTGCTAGCGTCGAGCATCACGCGAGGGAGGAACAAGACGATGCAGGCAATCACTGCGACAATTGCAAAGCTTTTCTGGGCGGGACTTGTGCTCACGCTGACGCTGCGGTTAGCGGCAGCCGACGCGACGGTGCCGACCGCCGATATCGAGGGTGCCGCCGACAACCATCTGGCCAAGCGTTACGAAGGCTCCTTCATCGTCTCCTACGAGAAATTTGCCTACACCGACTTCAGCGTGCCGCTGTCGCCGCTGAAGCCAAGTGCCGATGCGGATGCGCGTGACACGATGAACAACCGTGTGTTCGCGCCGGACAAGAAGGCCGAAATCGAAGGCGCCTTGACCCGGATCGCCTATGTGCTGCCGGCCGAGCGCTCGCCGCTCGAAGTGCTGCGCAACTACCAGGATGTGGTCGAGGCGGCCGGCGGTGAAATCCTGTTCGAATGCAAGAAGGAAGAGTGCGGTGGTGCCGGCGACCGTTCGTCGAGCGGCGGCGGCGGCGACATGAGCCTGATGATGTATTTCTTCCACGAAAGCGACATCAAGGACGCGAGCTTTTCCAACGGCGCTTGTGCGTTGACCTCGGGCATCAACGATCAGCGCTTTTTCGCCGCCAAGGTGCCGCAGGACGGCGGCGATGCCTATGTCACCGTGCAGGCCTATTCGATGATCGACGACGGCTATTGCAAGGAACTCAACGGCCGCACCGCTGCCGTGGTCCAGGTGCTGGAACCCAAGGCGCGCGACAAGAAGATGGTGGTGGTCGAGGCAGCCAAGATGGCGGATTCGCTGACTGCCACAGGCAGCATCTCGCTGTACGGCATCTTCTTCGACACCGACAAGGCGGATATCAAGCCGGAATCGGAACCGACGCTGAAGGAGATTTCGACGCTTCTGGCGAACGAACCGAAGATGGCGGTGATCGTTGTCGGCCACACCGACAATCAAGGCGCCTTCGACTATAATCTCGACCTGTCGTCGCGGCGGGCGCAATCGGTCAAGGCGGCGCTGGTGTCGAAATATGGCATCGACGATGCGCGATTGACCGCGGCCGGCGCCGGCATGATGGCGCCCGTTGCCAGCAACGACGATGAAACGGGCCGCGCCAAGAACCGCCGCGTGGTTCTGGTCAAGCTGAACTGACGAAGTCGGGCTTCTCTAGTCATCCGGCCTTGCGCAGCTTGCGCGCAAGGCCGCTCCACAGATCGCCGTCCCCACCGGGTGGTGTTGGGCCTGGATTCAACAACCTCGTCGAAGCATCGAAGGGTTGCGGCCGGGCGATCGCATAGCCCTGGGCATAGTCGACGCCGATTTCCTTCAACGCAGCGACAATGCCTTCGCTTTCGACGAATTCGGCGATGGTGCGCTTGCCCATCACCTTGCCGATATGATGGATCATCTCGACCATGGCACGGTCGATGCGATCCTCCAGCATGTCCTTGACGAAGCTGCCGTCTATCTTGAGGTAGTCGACAGGTAGGTGCTTCAGGTAGGCAAAGGACGACATGCCGCAACCGAAGTCGTCGAGGGCGAAGCGACAACCCAGTTCGCGTAGGTCCGCAATGAAGCGGATGGCGTTGGCGAGGTCGGCTATGGCGCTGGTCTCGGTGATTTCCAGGCAGATCATTTTCGGTGGAATGCCGTAGGCGAGAAACTGTTCGCGCAGAAAACCGAGGAACGTCTCGTCGCCAAAGCTCGCTCCGGAAAGATTGATGGCGCAGGTAGCGATTGGGGCGGTTCGCGGATCGGCAAGGCGTGCAGCCAGAACGCCGAAGGTGTTGCGCACCACCCAACGGTCGATCAAAGGCATCAGGCCGTAGCGCTCGGCTGCCGGAATGAAACTGGCTGGCGAAACGATGAGGCCGTCCTCGTCCGTCAGCCGCAACAGGATCTCGATATGGGCGCCGGTTTCCGCAGCCGCGTCGTTCAATGGCCAGATTTCCTGGGCATGAAGCTTGAAGCGGTTTTCTTCCAGCGCTGCGTGCAGACGCTGAACCCAGGCCATCTCGCTGAAGCGCTCCCGCAAGGCCGTATCGCCGTCGCTGTGCAGTTGGACCCGGTTGCGGCCTTTTTCCTTGGCCATGTAGCATGCGACATCGGCGGCTTGCAGGGTCTCCTCGATCGTGATTTTGCCGTTGGTGATCTGGACCATGCCGATGCTGACGGTGATGTTGAACGGCCGACCGACCCAAGCAAAATGCAGATCCTGCACGGTCGCACGCAGCCGTTCGGCGATGTCGGCGGCGAGATCCGGTTTGCAATCGAGGAGCAGAACACCGAATTCGTCGCCGCCCAATCGGGCCAGGATGTCGCCGGGTCGCAGCGGGTTGCCGAGCAACACGGAAATCTGCCGCAACAACTGATCGCCGGCGGCATGACCACAGGTATCGTTGACAAGCTTGAACTGGTCGAGATCCAGATACATCAACGCATGCTGGCGGGATTGCAATTCCGCAATTGCCCTTTCCAGGTGGCTTTCGAAGTCGCGGCGGTTGACAAGCCCGGTCAACGCGTCGTGCGACGCCTGCCATGAAAGCCGCTCGATGTAATCCTGTTCGCGCGTCATGTCGTGGAAAGCGAGGACCGCGCCGACAACATGGCCGGAAACCAGCAGTGGCGCACCGGTCAATGCGACGGGAACAAATGAGCCGTCAGCGCGCCGCAGCAGTTGCGGGCGGGCGTTGGCGCCGTACGGTTCGCCGGCCAGCAGGCGCTCCATCAACCGGGGTTCTTCGACGCCGGTGTCCTTGTCCACAAGCCGGAACAGCGACGCGACCGGTTTGCCCCTGGCTGCACTGAACGGGCATGCCATCAGACATTCCGCGACGGCGTTCATATAGTCCAGGCGTCCGTCTGCTCCGGTGCTGATGACGGCCTGGCCGATAGAGGCCAGGGTGATCTGGGCCCGCTCACGTTCGGCGTTGAGAGCATTCTGAAAAGCCCGACGCTGCGCCAGGAGTTTGCGTGTGCGCCATACGGCAAGCAGGATGAGCAAAGCGGCGGTAGCGAGATTGGCCATCATGAGCGCCATCATGATGAAGCGGGATCCCTCGCCGAGACTGTCGGAAAAAGCTTTGGAGAAGTGGCTGATTTGATGGTCGAGCTGACGAATCTCTTCCTTCCAGGCGCTGATTTGCGCCGGCGACGCCGGCCCCTTCCTGAACGCCTGGTGTATCGAGGTGCCGAGCCGGTCGATCGCGAGGATCATGCTGTCGGCGTCGGTCCAATGCCGGATGGCCATGTCGAGGTAGCTCACCCCACGGAAATTCTGGAACAGCCAGATCATCCCCGTCACGTCATCGGGGTGGTTTCCGCCCAGCAGAAAGCCGATGCGCGCCGCATTCGTATCGGGCTCCGCCTGTTCAAGCGCAAGCCGTGCCGAATGATCGGCGAGCGGAACGGCGATGCCCGCGCGATACTCGCCGAAAAAATCGTCGTTGCCGGTATCGGCATAAAGACTAAGAAAATAGATGGCGTGTTTCTGCCCCTTCGACCAATGGCTCTCGCCACCCACATAGGCGCGAACCGCCGACAGGGTGTAAAGGCTGCCGCTGGCGACCAGGGCCTGGACAAGAACGACAATGATGAATGGCCAGACGAGCCCGAGAAGGCGGGGGCTGGTGTCTGTCGGTGAAAGCTTCATTGAGCTTCCATGGAAATTGCCATGATCCCCGTGACTGGCCTGCCGACGGATACAGATGTCGGCCAAGGCGATGCCTTTACCTCGTGTTGCTCTGTAAACAGCAACAGCAAACCGACTAGCACGTTGGTCTTAACGCCCACTAAATTCTTCAAATATTTTGTTTCTGAAATTATTATTTCTCTGAGAATGAATATTACGCAGCGTCTGAAAGATAATCTTTAGATAAAATCTTATGCATTTTATTGCTTTTGCAACGCACTCACTTCGTGACGTCTGCAATATGGCATGGCGGGTGAGCCGGCTACGCCACATTCCTCTACGAGCTTGTATCTGTCTTCAGGCTCGCAAGTTCCAGCGCTGAAGCATCTTCGCCGAAAGCGCGGGTGGCGCGGGCAGCCGCTTCCAGCAAGGGTCGCGTCATGCGTTGGAGAAAGGCCGCGTCGACACGGGTGCTCGGGCCAGCAAGCGTCAATGCCCCGAGCAAGGTGCGCCCCGGTCCGAACACCGGCGCCGATACGCCCGCTGTCTCGGGGTCGCGGTCACCCAGCGACAGAAAGTGGTAGGTTGCGCGGATGGTGTCGTATGGCTCACCTTGCTGACCGGAAAACGCCGCCAGCACGCGGCCACCCGAACCGGAAAACAATGGCAGCACATCGCCTTCCCGGATGGTGTAGCGGATGGGGTGCTTCGACTCGACACGATAGAGACAGGTGCGGACATCGCCGGAGCGGACATAGAAAGCAACGCTTTCCCAGCTTCGATCAGCGAGGTCGCGCATGATCGGCAGCAGGATGTCTGCCGCCACCACCGAACGTTGGTAAAGCGCGCCAAGCCTGAAGGTGGCCGGGCCGACACGGTAGCGGCCGTCGTCGAGACGTTCCAGCAACTGGCCGCGCAGCAGCGAGTTCGCCAGCCTCAGAATCGTGCTCTTGTAAAGACCGGTTCGCGCTGCGATTTCAGCAAGGCTGAGCGACCGGTCGGCGGTGGCGAAGGCATCCAGAATGGCGATTGCGCGATCGAGCGCGGCAACGCCTTCGGTCGATGCAAGCTTGGTTGGCGCTTCAGTCATCTGCTTGACGATTTCATTTCGATTCCCAGCCGGGCGGAGCTGAGTGAAAGGATTGTGCCGCATGTAACCTGTTCTGTCTAGAAGAACGCCGTTCCTGTTGACAGAACGACGTGAAATCGGCATGAATTTTTGTCGAGCGGGTCTGAATTCAGGCTACGTTACTGGCAGGCACCGGAGGAGGTGTCGTGATTTGGAGGAATCCCATGCTGAACAGACGCAAATTCTTCAAATTCTTAATGAGCACCGCGGCGGCCGGCGCCGCCGGTTTTGCGGCGTTGCATCTCACACCGGCATTCGCGCAGGACGCGCCGCAGATCCAGATCTTCGTACCGGCGGCGCCCGGCGGCGGCTGGGACCAGACAGGGCGCACCATAGACCAGGTGCTGCGCAGTGAAAAACTGATCTCAGGCTCGCAGATCACCAATGTCGGCGGCGCCGGCGGTACGGTCGGTCTGCCGCAATTCATCAGCCAGTGGAACGGCAAGGGCAATTCGTTGATGGTTGCCGGCATGGTCATGGTTGGCGCCATCATTGCCAACAAATCCGCCAACAACCTCTCGGAAGTCACGCCGATCGCCCGCCTCACCGGCGAGTTCGAGGCGTTGGTGGTGCCGGCAGACTCGCCGTTCAAGACGGCCGCCGATTTCGTTGCGGCCCTCAAGGCC containing:
- a CDS encoding GNAT family N-acetyltransferase; the protein is MNAFQTRSAPVIETPRTILRPHQLDDFDAYVVMWADPLVTRFIGGKPRTREESWMRFLRHSGLWSLLGYGFWAIEEKASGRFIGEAGFHDLKRDMEPSIEGIPEAGWALASHAHGRGLASEVVGRVLAWGDETFERARTVCIIDPENTGSLKVAAKCGYRELLRTTYHDAATILLERRV
- a CDS encoding OmpA family protein yields the protein MQAITATIAKLFWAGLVLTLTLRLAAADATVPTADIEGAADNHLAKRYEGSFIVSYEKFAYTDFSVPLSPLKPSADADARDTMNNRVFAPDKKAEIEGALTRIAYVLPAERSPLEVLRNYQDVVEAAGGEILFECKKEECGGAGDRSSSGGGGDMSLMMYFFHESDIKDASFSNGACALTSGINDQRFFAAKVPQDGGDAYVTVQAYSMIDDGYCKELNGRTAAVVQVLEPKARDKKMVVVEAAKMADSLTATGSISLYGIFFDTDKADIKPESEPTLKEISTLLANEPKMAVIVVGHTDNQGAFDYNLDLSSRRAQSVKAALVSKYGIDDARLTAAGAGMMAPVASNDDETGRAKNRRVVLVKLN
- a CDS encoding EAL domain-containing protein, with product MKLSPTDTSPRLLGLVWPFIIVVLVQALVASGSLYTLSAVRAYVGGESHWSKGQKHAIYFLSLYADTGNDDFFGEYRAGIAVPLADHSARLALEQAEPDTNAARIGFLLGGNHPDDVTGMIWLFQNFRGVSYLDMAIRHWTDADSMILAIDRLGTSIHQAFRKGPASPAQISAWKEEIRQLDHQISHFSKAFSDSLGEGSRFIMMALMMANLATAALLILLAVWRTRKLLAQRRAFQNALNAERERAQITLASIGQAVISTGADGRLDYMNAVAECLMACPFSAARGKPVASLFRLVDKDTGVEEPRLMERLLAGEPYGANARPQLLRRADGSFVPVALTGAPLLVSGHVVGAVLAFHDMTREQDYIERLSWQASHDALTGLVNRRDFESHLERAIAELQSRQHALMYLDLDQFKLVNDTCGHAAGDQLLRQISVLLGNPLRPGDILARLGGDEFGVLLLDCKPDLAADIAERLRATVQDLHFAWVGRPFNITVSIGMVQITNGKITIEETLQAADVACYMAKEKGRNRVQLHSDGDTALRERFSEMAWVQRLHAALEENRFKLHAQEIWPLNDAAAETGAHIEILLRLTDEDGLIVSPASFIPAAERYGLMPLIDRWVVRNTFGVLAARLADPRTAPIATCAINLSGASFGDETFLGFLREQFLAYGIPPKMICLEITETSAIADLANAIRFIADLRELGCRFALDDFGCGMSSFAYLKHLPVDYLKIDGSFVKDMLEDRIDRAMVEMIHHIGKVMGKRTIAEFVESEGIVAALKEIGVDYAQGYAIARPQPFDASTRLLNPGPTPPGGDGDLWSGLARKLRKAG
- a CDS encoding IclR family transcriptional regulator — translated: MTEAPTKLASTEGVAALDRAIAILDAFATADRSLSLAEIAARTGLYKSTILRLANSLLRGQLLERLDDGRYRVGPATFRLGALYQRSVVAADILLPIMRDLADRSWESVAFYVRSGDVRTCLYRVESKHPIRYTIREGDVLPLFSGSGGRVLAAFSGQQGEPYDTIRATYHFLSLGDRDPETAGVSAPVFGPGRTLLGALTLAGPSTRVDAAFLQRMTRPLLEAAARATRAFGEDASALELASLKTDTSS